Below is a genomic region from Leucoraja erinacea ecotype New England chromosome 31, Leri_hhj_1, whole genome shotgun sequence.
ccagcagtccaactgcagtgctGAGGCGAACGGGAGCTCCGATATTAAAGCCCCCTGTGGacaatggtaagtcctgtggccattaagccgcgccgggcgatgttaggccccgctccgtgtcctttaagccccgcgattccagcgggagaagttgccgttgcgggagctccgacaagtggtctcccaccagggacccacgagctcccgatgttcctgtccactgggCCTGTGGGCGGAGCCTACGAAgcaccgaagtcgggtcgcagccgcgcgccaccacagctcttcccgctccgaagacggGACTCCgtgatgtcaggtccgcaggctccgcggctggagccctcaggttagtcccagcCGGAGGATGCCACTGGCTTCTCGATGTTAGACCCAACGGGGAAAAATtcgggtccccgtgcagggaagagattaacggtttcccccacatcccctccaccctccacatatacacagctaaaaaaataataaaaactaggctcaagacatacatttaacaagacaaaaattaaaaaaaagacagacgactgtagtcgagccgctgccgttaggcggcGCCACTCCCATCACTTACTGTTTCTGTTATTGAAAACCGCTCTGGAGATGTTGGATTCCAAGTCTTCCAACTGGATCTCTTCCCGGTCCTTGCCGTTCTTCCAAAAGTCCAGCACCACCTGATTGATCAGCTCCCCTCCGGCATTGCTGGTTACAAAACACAAGCTCACAGTGAGTCTGGCAGGCAGGCACGTGCATGCTTGCTTCATCTGGCAGAGTGCtgaggggcatgggggggggggggggcgcagagtGCTGTGGggcgtggcggggggggggggggggcgcagagaGTGCTGTGGGGCGTGGCGGGGGGGTCGGGGGGCAGAGTGCTAAGGagcatatggggggggggggggggggaatgctgtGGAGCGTGGGCAGTGTGCTGAGGGGCGTGGGTAAGCAGAGGCCGGGTGTGCTGCCCTGGGTCACTAATCACAAGTGTACTACACACCGTCTGTGAGCTAGTtagttaatgtttatttatgtgtttatatatatggtctatgctatagagacacactgaactgctctgtatttatgcttacaatactctgttgtgctgcagcaagcaagaatttcattgccctatctgggacacatgacaataaactcttgacttgactcaatgAACCTATGTCGACAGGTCAGAAATAGTCCTTTACACAGCAGTACTGTTGCCGAGAAACCGCCATTCCTCTGCATCCAGGATCTTGTTTCTAACGTGACATTTAAAGGCATATTGTGTATCTGAACTGGCAGTTAACAAATGCAATCAGCTTGTGAAAATGACATTTTGAATTATCACAGGAACAAATCAACAATGGCTGTAATATTTGATGTATTTTTTCCTGCCTCAATCCTCCCACGGCCGTTTGCACACATCTATCCATCAGCGATGAACAGCAGGAGTGGGAAAGTTCTCCCAGATGATTGCCTTATCCTTAAACcacagcacggtgacgcagtggttgagttgctcccTTATTGCACCAGAGTCGcagcttcgatcccgactacgggtgctgtctgtacagagtttgcatgttctccctgtgaccgtgtaggttttctccgggtgccctggtttcctcccacattccaaagacataaaattgtccctagcgtgtaggatagtgctagtgtacggggtgatcgctggtcggcatggaatcggtgggtcgaagggcctgtttccgtgttgtatctctagtctaaaaaaTGTAAACCACTATCACACATCCTCAATGCGTGGAGGATGGGATAAGGGAAGTTGTCTTTCATATGTTATGGCTGACTGTCAGAAGTCAGCTGTCACTGCCATCTAGGAATCGGGAAATGGATTGAGTCGGCCCCCAGTTGCCTCTCCCCTTTAGGAGGGGGTTGGTATGTGGTGGTCCACAAACTCTGGGCCCTTGTTCACCACTCCAGCAAACCCCAGAATACTGCAGCATCACGTCGGTAAGGTTTACACACAGGGTCTCAGCTCTGGCAATGGATGTTATTAGGGGCACCAGgcgtgggtggggggggcactGAGAActaaggaggacctggcgtggatagggggggggggggggggggggggagtgaagaaaGACCAACTTCACTTAGCAATTTTGTCATTTAGTCGGCACCTTTGTGGCCACTAGTTTGTCTACTTTGATGCATTTCACTGCaacgtggcaataaagtatcaacATCATCATGCACAGGTCAGCTCTAGACTGTGAAAACAGTAATAAAGAAACACTGGTGagggtgcaggaaagattcaGAGAAAACAAACATGAGGGACGGCTGGTGCTCTTTCCTTGGGAAGGAGGTGGTTAAGGTACggccagaatgattcctggaaaGTAATATAAAAGGCTATGTTTTCCTCTATGCATAAGAATAGTGTGGGTATAGGTCATTATAGGCGCACATAACTTACCCTATAAAAATAAACATTGCCTTGCGATAATCCGTGCCATACATAACATGTGTGTCACCCAGGAAGGGCTTGATGGCATCGATTAAACCAGGATGCATTTTATCCATCTCATCAAATATGAACACCGATCTGCTGCAGTCACTCAGATTGCCACTGATCCAAGTTTTCAATTGCTCCTGAGAAGACAAGTATGTGATAAAGCAAGGTATTTATTCAACAACACCGCATCAACAATGAGTTTGTGATAATGCAGAGCACAAAATCCACTGTAGTCGGCTATAACGTAAACCAGGTCAATTTTCTCTGAAAACGAAGTCAGTTTAAAAAACCAAAAGGAACAGAAACTACAGATAATTcacataataaaaacagaataacctTGAAAAAGTAGCAATGGATTGAGGGAAGGATGATCAGAGTCAACAGcatgggatggcacggtggtgcagcggtagagctgctgccttattgcacttgcagcgccggagatctgggtttgatcccgactacgggtgttgtccgtgcggagtttgtacgttctccacgtgaccacgtgcgagttttctccgggagctctggtttcctcccacactccgaagacatacaggtatataggttaattggcttggtgtatgtgtaaattcactagtgtgtgtgtaggatagtgttagtgtgggataGGGATCactgggcggcatggactcggtgggacaaagtgcctgtttctgtgctgtatctctcaactaaacatggaaacaggcccttcagtccaacttgcccatgttgaccaggaTGCCACGGCCACACTCGTTCCACCTGCCGAATCtggcccacatctctccaaacctttcctgccaCAACTTCATTAAAAATAGGTACACAAAATATATCTTGGATGCCAACTTATCACAGTGTGGTAGCAGGTTTCACCAACAGGTGAATACCAACATCTACGCTCTGGAGTTAGAGCATACATGCAGTTTGTGCAGGAGCAAATTGACACACAACATAAACACTAGGCAAGCACATGATTGATTATTAATGACCAAACTTCACAAAGGCAAGCTATGGTGTTTTTTacgcaagattccaacatctgcagttccttgtgtctaccccACCCCAAATCTCTGATTCTTGGCCATATGACTGGAAATAAATGTTGTACAATCCTGTAAAGAGATGTCTTACCTTATAGGTGTGGATCTGGCAGGCATGAGGAAAGTGCAACGTAGGTATAAACTGGTGCACGTAGGAACTCTTCATTCCTTCCCGGTACAGATTCCTCATTAGCAATGAGGTGACGTAGCTTTTCCCGGTGCCCGACCAGCCGTGGAAGGAGAGCACAAGTGGCTTCATTGGTGTGCTGTCTTCTGTAAACCGTCGTATGGCACTAATGATCACTTCTCTGGCCAGGTGCTGTCCAAACACGTGGCGATACAGATCGAGTTCCACATCTAGAGGGAGGATTCACAAACACCACCAAATGTTCacttttcattttagtttagattagagatacagcgcggaaacaggccttcggcccatcgagtctttttcgaccagtgatcatccatacactagatctccgtggattgtcaccttgtcgtggtggagaagcttgtgtggtcctgagatcctgagagcgatgccaccTGGGGCTatactcctggtagggccacccatggcggtacggTCGAGGGAGAGATCCCTGacaaaggggtaagccatttagaacggagacgaggaaatacagtttttctcacaaagagttgtgagtctgtggaattctctgcctcattggaggccggttctctggatgctttcaagagagagctagataggggtcttaaagatcgtggagtcaggggatatggggagaaggcaggaacggggtactgattgaggatgatcagccatgttcatattgaatgacggtgctggctcgaagggccgaatggcctactcctgcacctattgtcaacccaaccaagacctcaacggtggaacaggcggaggacgatggctgaccttagtggagtgtctcaatggctgggaaggcggatgaaggctgtagcagaaaagggtccccggtcatcttggactccatgccactggatcccgacccagatctgacaaggaccatgtggtggctgtcgaTGTCCAGTCTCCCTACGTTagacaaagtcacgcactggcgtcctccaaaaagaggacagtcatacttgtttcgagtgactgccgatgTACTAGTTCAATCCTGcatagggacaattgacagaaatcaattaacctacaaacctgcacgcttttgaaacgtgggaggaaaccagagcacccaaagaaaacccacagtcacagggagaacgtacaaaatccatatagacagcacccatagtcaggatcgaacccgaggctctggcgctgtaaggcagcaactctaccgctacaccactgttaGTTCCCATCACCATTAACgatttatttaaagaaaaaagGTTTGGTGAAAAATTAAGAATGAATTTAGAATCCAGATTGTGTACTTCTGGCAGAATGGCAAATGGAGACATCAGACCCTAAACACATCATAGCCTTAGGAATCAGGCCATCCAACACACTGTGCCcgcactgaccatcaagcacccattcgtACTAACCCCCCAAACCCCATATTATTTTCACTGTATTCCACTTATCACTGCCAATTCTACCATTCCCTACAAAACAGAGGCAGATTactgcagccaattaatctactgaaccacatgtttttgggatgtaaGTAATCAGATAGAAGCATCccgcatggtcatagggagaaggtgcaaactccacatggacagcagcaGAGGTTAGCACTGAACCTGGGCTGCGGGAGCTctcaggcaacagctctacccgctgctccactccAACAATATCATTCTCCATTATTCTGCTTGTAAAAACTTTTCCTCATTTTACTTTGGTGACAAAGGAGATTACTAATGCCCACGTGGATGTTAtccacatggactttagtaaggcttttgataaagactgattcagaagattaagaCCGCAGGATTAAtaatcatcctccacgataatcctcaacactggtgctctgcaaagatgcattctcagcccctttctttactccttatacactgTGCAGCATCTACTGTGCAGCCATCTACAAATCCAAttaaatttacaaattcacagatgacaccCCCGTAATGGGCCAAAAATCACACAATGTACATGAAGGAGATTTAAAAGCTCGAAACTTAGTGGGAAGACTACAACCTTTccttcaatataagcaagacaaagtagatagtgatcaacttctgGAAGTAAAGTGGTACACGCACCATGTTATACATTGTGGCCTGGactacccatattgaagcaatggccaagaaagcacaccaacgcttctacctccttagaaggcttaggaagttcggcatgtccccaacaaccctcaccaacttctacagatgttgcatagaaagcattttattgcgaTGCATTGCTGCGCGGTttcggaacagctccattcaagaccgcaagaaattgcagataattgtggacgcagcccagatcatcacacaatccagcataatcaagaacgagtctcaccccagtcactccccttctcccctctgccatcagccaagaggtacagaagtgtgaaaacacacacctccagattcagggacagtttctgcccagctgtcatcaagcaactgaaccatcctttcaccaactagacataatctaccatctacctcactggtaaccctcagactatctccAATTAGACAttactgtactttatcttgcaccctttatccagtatctgcagactgcttgattgtaatcatgtatagtcgttCCACAGACTGATCAGGACGCGAcgtaaagtttttcactgtaccgtggtacacatgataataaattaaactaaactcccaTTCCAGCCTttctggaggaacaccacctcatattccgcttgcctggcttacaacccaatggtatgaacatagaatcctccaattttaggcaactccaataaccccacaccccccccccccccccccctccccccatgccccCTCTGTCCATGCCCCACCTGGACGCACCCGTTTCACCCTTCCCCTGCAGACTTTCccgtagcttcacaatttgcaacacttagaaacatagaaaataggggcaggagtaggccattcggcccttcaagcctgcaccgccattcgatatgatcatggctgatcatccaactcagtatcccatccctgccttctctccataccccctgatccctttagccacaagggccacatctaactccctcttaaatatagccaatgaactggcctcaactactttctgtggcagagaattccacagattcaccactctctgtgtaaaaaatgattttctccaaTCTCTTCAATCTCTGTCTTATACCTTCTGCCATTTTTTCGATccctgtccaaccatctgcctatcaagaaCTCCCCTTATCTGTATCCACTGTTACccatgtagggaggaactgcagatgctgattaacgcaaaagacacaaaaagctggataactcagcgggtcagacaacatctctggagaaaaggaataggtgacgttttgggtcgtgaatcAGCGATCCAGACCCAatatcacctattgcttttctccagagatgctgcctgacccacagctaCTCCATTTCTTGTCTATTACCAgctgggctttgtcctgccctctcttccagctttctttcctcctcccacaatccatctgaagaaggatcttgacctgaagcgtcacatattcatgttctccagagatgctgcctgacccgctgagtttgtttttgtaacccagcatctgcagttccttgtgtctgctttGGACAGAGGATGTTACTGGGGTTCCATTTTGCTGCTGATGTCAGCGTGAGGAGAACAGCCAACCCTGGAGAACGGACAACTGTTCTGTGGGCGGCCAGAAGGGATGTTGGCAGGGTTCAGAGTCTGCCTGTGCCCACAGCTAATCACTTCTTCATCACTTCACACTTTACAGATacaaacgtggaaacaggccctctgatgACTCCATAACAatatcctgtacactagggacaatttacagaagccaattaacctacaaacctgaacgtttttagagtttgggaggaaaccggagcacccgggggaaacccactaggtcacagggagaacgtacacactccatgcCAAAGATACTAGATACCACGATCTTTGCTCCATACCCGCAGTTAGTCTGGGTCTCCGACACTAtaggacagcagctctaccgcggcaacactgtgctgccctggtgcAAAGGTGCACAATTAATAGTGTAGTAATTCTAATGTGTATGTAATATTACACACCACAGAAACTGGCTatttagcccaacttgtccatgccgaccaagttgcctagCTGAACTAGTCCCTCTTGCCCGTCCCTGAacatttcctatctgtgtacctgttcaACTACCCATTAAGTGGCCATTGTACCTGCGTGTACCAcaccctctggcaactcgttccatacactatcCTTTTTTCTGTGGGGAAAACAAAtgcccctctaaatctttccccttaaacCCGTGCCCTCCAGCTTCAGACACGCCCGCGCTGGGATAAAGAATGACCATTCTGTAAACACGATTCTGTAAACCTCCACAGCCTCCTACACGCCAGGTGGAAAAGCCCCAGCCTGCCGCAGGTGAGTGGGAGACGGTCAGACCACAGCATCCTGTCAATGCAGGAGCGCTGGGCTGTACCACCACTCTCCAATACTTTCACACTCTTTAACCAAGCACGGGGTTAAAGTCTTCTGCCATGTGTTCATGGTCTTGTTTTTAAGCAGAAGCAGCCAGGAAGCCTTGTAGCTGATGCCTGttctgtaatttagtttagtttagaggtacagtgcggaaactggccctttggcccaccgtgtcctcaccgaccagtgatcactcctacactagttctatcatacacactagggacaatttatagaagccaattaactgaccaaCCTACATTttattggaaagtgggaggaaaccggagcacccatagaaaacccacgcagtcacagggagaatgtacaaactccacacaggatcgaacccaagtctctggcactgaggcggCAACTTACCGCTGCGGCAGTGTGTGCGCACAATCTGTCCAACCATTTCAGATCTTTAGATGCTCTTCATCAGCAGAAATCCAGAATCTTACAAACTTCACCTGACGCACTGAACAAAGcatattgtacctcagtacacgtgacaataaacctaaacctgacgtGCATTCTGTGATGTATGCACAGCTTGCTGAACCCCTTCCTTCTACTACTCAAAATGGTtgcgcgcacagtcgcagcggctcgaagctctccctttcggtgcattttttgtgtgtttttgtttgtatgtctgtTTGACAATGTTACGTTTTGTCGTGCGAATCACACCTTCAGCCGACAGGATCTTCTGATTATCGGATTACAGTGTAAACAGGCAGTTAAGAGTGTTTTTCTGCATTCACGCAACATACCGGAGGAGATAGCCAGGACACCGGGctctccgtggattgttgtcggcccCAGCAAACGGCGGagacggaggaggcacaggaagcaAAAGCGTGGTCACCGGTCCGGTCTACTCGCTAGGCTAAGGTAACAACCACATAAACCACCGCTACCCAGCATCATTCTCACCAACGCCAGATCCATCaccaacaaaatggacgaactaagACTACAGGTCGCCGCAAACAAATTCATCGTGGACAGTTGCATTCTGCTAATAACAGAGACGTGGCTACACGCACTTGTACCGGACGGAGCCATTGAGCTAGCAGGCTGCACAGCATTTCGCTGGGATAGAAACAAAGACTCTGGTAAGAGCAAAGGAGGGGGTTATGCATCTACATTCACAACAACTAGTGCACAAATACCACAATCATAGACAGACACTATTCTGCTGATTTGGAGTACCTGATAGTTAGATGCAGGCCTTTCTACCTTCAACGTGAGTTTACCGTGGTCATAGTTACAGCTGTGTATatcccaccggatgctaatgctagcatagccctaggctacctccatagcgctatcagcaaacaagagaacacctaccccaaagcagctggtgatttcaatcacacagacttaaaatcagttctccccaagtttgaacaacacatcaaatgtgcaaccaggggagaaaatacattagacaaggcctattcaaacatcaagaaggtgtttagagccacaccactaccacacttaggccagtcggatcacctatccattcacttagcaccagcatacacccccctcaggagaaaagctcaacccaccaccaggactgttaaaacttggcctgaaggagcttcctcacagctacaggactgctttgaaaggacaaactgggacatttttggaaatcaggacttggaggagtacacatccacggtactcttttacatccagaactgtgttgacaacgtcaccgttgacaaactcatccgggtgtaccccaaccagaagccgtggatgacaaaacaggtccaaactctcctcaaggaccgcaacaccgccttcaggtctGGTGACAGAGCCCTGCACAGCGCTGCTAgggccaacctgaagaaaggcatcagggatgccaaagcggcccacaagaggaagatagaggaccactttaacaacaacgatccacggcgggtgtggcagggcatccagcacatcaccaactacaagcccagcaacagcacgacagccgacggcgacgcctcactggcagagtagctgaactgcttctttgctcgcttcaaggcagaaccagaagagttcgtcaccattctcccaccagcccctaacaacaacaacaactacaccctcactgtgcaggagcatgaagtgaggcgggtgctcagggcgttgaacccgaggaaggctgccggcccggatggcgtgacaggaagggttctgaaggaatgtgcagaccagctctccgagatcttcacgaaaatcttcaacctgtcccagtccaaatccatcatcccaccgtgcctgaagtctgccacaatcatcccactaccaaaaaagcctgttatcagcggccttaacgactaccgaccggtcgctctcacaccagtcatcatgaagtgtttcgagaggctggtccagcagcacatcaaagccaacCTCCCGCCCACCTttgatccacaccagtttgcctacagagcaaataggtccactgaggatgccatcgccactgctcttcacactacactgacccacctcgaacaccaggggagctatgtgaggatgcttttcattgactttagctccgccttcaataccatcatccccagcagactggtcaccaaactcatggatttaggactctcccaacccatctgcctctggatcaaggactttctgtccaACCGCCCCCAGACcttcagactgggccatcacctctccaccaccatcacactcagcacctgctccccacagggctgtgtgttgaacCCCCTCCTTTa
It encodes:
- the LOC129711820 gene encoding torsin-1A-like, with the translated sequence MATGAWGLRLLYLWLPLTLIPAAAAAWELSRPLRAVYCQLSHSCPCAFQPRLDDVELDLYRHVFGQHLAREVIISAIRRFTEDSTPMKPLVLSFHGWSGTGKSYVTSLLMRNLYREGMKSSYVHQFIPTLHFPHACQIHTYKEQLKTWISGNLSDCSRSVFIFDEMDKMHPGLIDAIKPFLGDTHVMYGTDYRKAMFIFIGNAGGELINQVVLDFWKNGKDREEIQLEDLESNISRAVFNNRNSGFWNADIINEKLVDYFVPFLPLKRNHVKECVRSEMLSREIKLQAEIITDVVNSMNFFPEDEKLFSQTGCKTVSARLDFSL